A genome region from Cucumis sativus cultivar 9930 chromosome 4, Cucumber_9930_V3, whole genome shotgun sequence includes the following:
- the LOC101215007 gene encoding uncharacterized protein LOC101215007: MADWGPVFVAVVLFLLLSPGLLFQIPGHNSFVQFGNFQTSGASIFIHSLIFFALISLFTFVIQLHIYI, encoded by the coding sequence ATGGCGGATTGGGGCCCAGTTTTCGTGGCTGTGGTTCTCTTCCTCCTTCTATCCCCCGGCCTTCTCTTCCAAATCCCCGGCCACAACAGCTTCGTTCAGTTCGGCAACTTCCAAACCAGCGGCGCctccattttcatccattcCCTCATCTTCTTTGCCCTAATTTCCCTCTTCACCTTCGTCATTCAACTTCACATCTACATCTGA
- the LOC101215245 gene encoding uncharacterized protein LOC101215245, translated as MADWGPVVVALILFILLSPGLLFQVHGAEKFIVFGNFETSATSIFLHSLIFFALFCLFTLVLHPHIYI; from the coding sequence ATGGCGGATTGGGGGCCAGTAGTTGTAGCACTGATTCTGTTCATTCTTCTATCTCCAGGGCTTCTCTTTCAGGTCCACGGTGCCGAAAAGTTCATCGTGTTCGGAAACTTCGAAACAAGTGCCAcctccatttttcttcattcccTCATCTTCTTCGCCCTCTTCTGTCTCTTCACTCTCGTCCTTCATCCTCATATCTACATCTGA